In a single window of the Streptococcus ilei genome:
- a CDS encoding DegV family protein has protein sequence MTWKIIADSGCDYRTYESAAPDTSFVSVPLTIQIGETIYTDDDNLDTDKMMEDMYATTTASKSACPSPDDYMRAFEGADNIIVVTITGTLSGSHNSAQVAKKLYQEEHPTTNIHVIDSLSAGGEVDLLVRKLHQLIAQDLDFDQAVEVITKYQEKTKLIFVLAKVDNLVKNGRLNKIIGTVVGLLNIRMVGQASDTGTLELLHKARGQKKAISTTFEEMLKAGYKGGHITIAHRRNEKFVEQLSALVHEKFANADIEVLPTSGLCSFYAEEGGLLIGYEI, from the coding sequence ATGACATGGAAAATTATTGCAGATTCTGGCTGTGATTACCGTACTTATGAAAGCGCTGCACCAGATACAAGCTTTGTTTCAGTTCCCCTTACCATTCAGATTGGTGAGACCATCTATACAGACGACGATAATCTGGATACAGACAAAATGATGGAAGATATGTATGCAACAACTACTGCTTCCAAATCAGCTTGTCCCAGTCCTGATGACTATATGAGAGCCTTCGAGGGAGCTGACAATATTATCGTTGTTACCATCACTGGTACTTTGTCTGGTAGCCACAATAGTGCTCAAGTCGCTAAAAAACTTTATCAAGAAGAACATCCGACTACCAATATCCATGTGATTGATAGTTTATCAGCTGGAGGTGAAGTGGATCTACTCGTTCGCAAACTTCATCAATTAATCGCCCAGGACCTTGACTTTGATCAAGCGGTCGAAGTCATCACCAAATACCAAGAGAAAACCAAACTGATCTTTGTCCTTGCTAAGGTCGATAATTTGGTCAAAAATGGTCGTCTCAATAAAATTATCGGGACTGTTGTTGGCCTCTTAAATATCCGTATGGTCGGTCAAGCCAGCGATACCGGGACCCTTGAGCTTCTCCATAAAGCCCGTGGCCAAAAGAAAGCTATTTCCACTACTTTTGAAGAAATGCTCAAAGCTGGCTATAAAGGGGGACATATCACCATTGCTCACCGTCGCAACGAAAAATTCGTAGAACAACTCTCTGCCTTGGTCCATGAAAAATTCGCCAATGCGGATATCGAAGTCCTTCCGACCTCTGGTCTATGTAGCTTCTATGCTGAAGAAGGTGGCCTCTTAATCGGCTATGAAATCTAA
- a CDS encoding ABC transporter ATP-binding protein: MIEFQGVTKDYDGHLALNHLNLTIEDGQIVGLIGHNGAGKSTTIKSLVSVITPTTGSILVDGKDLYSNRLEIKKKIGYVADSPDLFLRLTANEFWELVATSYDMSQQECDERLEHLLNLFDFTSHRYEVIESFSHGMRQKVFVIGALLSDPDIWVLDEPMTGLDPQASYDLKQMMREHADKGNTVIFSTHVLEVAEQLCDKIAILKKGNLIFYGTIEELKGQHPEQSLESIYLGLAGRREEVSPDAS, encoded by the coding sequence ATGATTGAATTTCAAGGAGTCACAAAAGATTACGATGGGCATCTGGCTTTGAACCACTTGAATTTGACCATTGAAGATGGGCAAATTGTCGGCTTGATTGGCCATAATGGTGCCGGAAAATCAACGACCATTAAGAGCTTGGTCAGTGTCATCACACCGACGACAGGCAGCATTCTAGTCGATGGGAAGGATCTCTACAGCAATCGATTAGAAATCAAAAAGAAAATTGGTTACGTAGCCGATTCGCCAGATCTCTTTCTACGTTTGACAGCCAATGAATTTTGGGAGTTGGTTGCCACTTCCTATGATATGAGCCAGCAGGAATGTGATGAGCGTTTGGAACATTTGCTCAACCTTTTTGACTTTACAAGTCATCGATATGAGGTCATTGAGTCTTTCTCTCATGGGATGCGCCAGAAGGTCTTTGTTATCGGAGCTCTCCTATCTGATCCAGACATCTGGGTTCTAGATGAGCCGATGACTGGTTTGGATCCACAAGCCTCCTACGACCTGAAACAGATGATGCGGGAACATGCTGATAAGGGGAATACCGTCATCTTCTCAACCCATGTCCTCGAAGTGGCAGAGCAACTCTGTGATAAGATTGCCATCCTGAAGAAGGGGAACCTCATCTTTTATGGGACCATTGAGGAACTGAAGGGGCAACATCCAGAACAAAGCCTAGAGTCCATCTATCTTGGACTGGCTGGTCGAAGAGAAGAGGTGAGTCCAGATGCGTCTTAA
- a CDS encoding M20/M25/M40 family metallo-hydrolase has protein sequence MSIPSFTNTETEREMEDYLDQRIGAIPYFQTHPHHFGRYPLPNDHLHRSVNWALVDKGKKKTVILFHHHDTVDLEDYGPLAPIALDSEALVQALKDLDFRSEMQEDLNSRQWQFGRGSCDMKAALALQLGVLEAYASDPAGGQVNLLYLSVGDEESYSRGMRGALGLLCQLKDEFDLDYVLAVDSEPFEAGSDKEKVLHIGTVGKLMPVVVAQGVLSHMKEPLKGINALSLLIAVASKLDLHPDLSDHALGERSPLPSWSYLRDLKDQYDVSTVLHAAGYFSVLHLKKTPQELLQRIKELSQEAVDQFYVKYLSLQDQAGQEHLISQPRVISYQELLDRCQKKEGFLSFQEQCEQRAYQDFLSGVSYQTIAIQQIQSFLEFLSEKNPLVVIGFAPPYYPSMNCRSLPNTSLKIDNLIDDYRYYLASRGLSLKVEEYFMGICDTSYCALERELESYQVVLDSLAIPSQVYELDLANIAQIQVPAVNLGPWGKELHQRGERVFTEDLLDIIPSYLFGLLYRFDELL, from the coding sequence ATGTCCATACCTAGCTTTACTAATACAGAGACAGAAAGGGAGATGGAAGACTATTTAGACCAACGAATTGGGGCTATTCCATATTTCCAGACTCACCCCCATCACTTTGGTCGCTACCCTCTTCCCAATGACCATCTCCATCGGAGTGTCAACTGGGCTTTAGTTGATAAGGGAAAGAAAAAGACAGTGATTCTTTTTCACCACCACGATACGGTAGATCTAGAAGATTACGGTCCCCTCGCACCTATAGCTTTGGATTCGGAGGCACTGGTTCAAGCCTTAAAGGACCTCGATTTTCGATCAGAAATGCAGGAGGATCTAAATTCTCGCCAATGGCAATTCGGACGAGGTTCTTGTGACATGAAGGCGGCCTTAGCGCTCCAGCTAGGAGTCCTAGAAGCCTATGCCTCAGATCCAGCTGGGGGTCAGGTTAATTTGCTTTATCTATCTGTGGGAGATGAGGAGTCTTATTCACGTGGGATGAGAGGAGCCTTGGGTCTACTCTGTCAGTTAAAAGATGAGTTTGACTTGGACTATGTGTTAGCAGTGGATTCAGAGCCCTTTGAAGCAGGGAGTGACAAGGAGAAGGTCCTGCATATCGGAACGGTTGGCAAGCTGATGCCAGTCGTTGTTGCCCAAGGAGTTTTGTCTCATATGAAAGAGCCTCTAAAGGGAATCAATGCCCTCTCTCTCCTAATAGCAGTTGCATCAAAATTGGACCTTCACCCAGACTTATCTGATCATGCTCTGGGTGAGCGGTCTCCCCTTCCTTCTTGGTCTTATCTGAGGGATTTAAAGGATCAATATGATGTGTCGACTGTCCTCCATGCTGCCGGCTATTTCAGCGTTCTGCATCTGAAAAAGACCCCTCAAGAATTGTTGCAACGCATCAAAGAGTTGAGCCAGGAAGCGGTTGATCAATTTTATGTCAAATACCTGTCCCTTCAGGACCAAGCAGGGCAAGAACATCTGATCTCTCAGCCAAGAGTCATCAGCTATCAAGAATTGCTGGATCGTTGCCAAAAGAAGGAAGGATTTTTAAGCTTTCAAGAGCAGTGTGAGCAAAGAGCCTATCAAGATTTCTTATCAGGAGTCAGCTATCAGACCATTGCCATCCAGCAGATTCAAAGTTTCTTAGAGTTTTTGAGTGAGAAAAATCCTCTGGTGGTTATTGGCTTTGCTCCACCTTATTACCCTTCTATGAATTGTCGGTCTTTACCGAATACCAGTCTAAAAATTGATAACCTAATAGATGATTATCGCTACTATTTAGCAAGCAGGGGCTTGTCACTGAAGGTGGAAGAGTACTTCATGGGCATTTGCGACACCAGTTATTGTGCCTTGGAGAGAGAGCTAGAAAGCTATCAAGTCGTATTGGATAGTTTAGCTATCCCCTCTCAAGTTTACGAGTTGGATCTTGCAAACATTGCACAGATTCAAGTGCCTGCGGTCAATTTAGGGCCTTGGGGCAAGGAACTCCACCAAAGAGGGGAGCGGGTCTTTACGGAGGACCTCCTAGATATCATTCCTAGTTATCTATTTGGCCTTCTCTACCGCTTTGATGAATTACTTTAA